Proteins encoded together in one Oncorhynchus masou masou isolate Uvic2021 unplaced genomic scaffold, UVic_Omas_1.1 unplaced_scaffold_2984, whole genome shotgun sequence window:
- the LOC135534089 gene encoding uncharacterized protein LOC135534089 has protein sequence MMNEEMFDNPIYSSCLGPMGFTEGDRESLRKPCNRTHLSGSECVRRHYILLLCVVVVGCTVAVISLFAQKNNQIAQRQQSNIETSAAEREEIKSLKSEDYSVLLNMILKQEGWRYINSSLYYISTETKSWGESRPYCQRKGLDLVTINSKDEEDFLLEVVRAKNLDVAWIGLSPNNTKEMSTRVKRGVGPEEGAQDEDCAKLTLYETPAVKEVTGRQCGTQKYCICEKYLDVKKWREQLLASAFLFKWREQLLASTFLFKWREQPLASTFLFKWREQPLASTFLFKWREQPLASTFLFKWREQLLASTFLFKWREQPLASTFLFKWREQLLASTFLFLNGGNNCIFQEATVSHSSQVGEGFTLRYTYATYIKESSMGSFLW, from the exons ATGATGAATGAGGAGATGTTTGATAATCCCATTTATAGCAGCTGCCTTGGTCCAATGGGCTTCACCGAAGGAGACCGGGAATCCTTACGGAAACCATGCAACCGAACTCACCTCTCAG GGTCTGAATGCGTCAGAAGACACTACATACTACTGCTGTGTGTGGTAGTAGTGGGGTGTACTGTGGCTGTCATAAGTCTGTTTGCCCAGAAAAACAATCAAATTGCACAGAGACAGCAGTCAAATATTGAAACCTCCgcggcagagagagaagagattaaGTCTCTGAAATCAGAGGACTACAGCGTTCTTCTAAATATGATTTTAAAGCAGG AAGGGTGGAGGTATATCAACTCCAGTTTGTACTACATCTCTACTGAGACCAAGTCCTGGGGTGAGAGCAGACCTTACTGCCAACGGAAGGGATTGGACCTGGTGACCATAAACAGCAAAGACGAAgag GACTTTCTCCTTGAAGTGGTCCGTGCTAAGAATTTGGATGTAGCCTGGATTGGTTTGTCTCCCAACAACACAAAGGAGATGTCAACACG GGTGAAGAGAGGTGTGGGGCCAGAGGAAGGTGCTCAGGACGAGGACTGTGCTAAGCTTACGCTATATGAGACACCTGCAGTGAAAGAAGTAACCGGGAGACAATGTGGGACACAAAAATACTGTATTTGTGAAAAATACCTGGATGTCAAAAAGTGGAGGGAACAACTGCTAGCTTCAGCTTTTCTTTTTAAATGGAGGGAACAACTGCTAGCTTCAACGTTCCTTTTTAAATGGAGGGAACAACCGCTAGCTTCAACATTCCTTTTTAAATGGAGGGAACAACCGCTAGCTTCAACGTTTCTTTTTAAATGGAGGGAACAACCGCTAGCTTCAACGTTCCTTTTTAAATGGAGGGAACAACTGCTAGCTTCAACGTTCCTTTTTAAATGGAGGGAACAACCGCTAGCTTCAACGTTTCTATTTAAATGGAGGGAACAACTGCTAGCTTCAacgtttctttttttaaatggagGGAACAACTGCATTTTCCAAGAAGCAACTGTTAGTCATTCCAGTCAGGTTGGTGAGGGTTTTACCCTGAGATACACATATGCAACATATATTAAGGAAAGTTCCATGGGTAGTTTTCTGTGGTAG